A single genomic interval of Picosynechococcus sp. PCC 7003 harbors:
- a CDS encoding NYN domain-containing protein translates to MLIDADNAPAAKIDVILAEIAKYGVANIRRAYGNWKNPALQSWENCLHEYAIQPIQQFDYTKGKNATDAALIIDAMDLLYTQSLDAFAIVSSDCDFTPLVMRLLTNGLKVYGFGEKKTPSPFVSACSTFLYLENLTPPTEDQNDVQTKPKSGQQLKQDTKLMNLLRGAIANTQDEDGWSKLGLIGGHIKNQASFDSRNYGYKKLSSLFEAIDLFELRKEQNVISVRERKKK, encoded by the coding sequence ATGTTGATCGATGCTGACAATGCACCCGCCGCAAAAATTGACGTGATCTTGGCAGAAATTGCCAAATACGGTGTCGCCAATATTCGCCGGGCCTATGGCAACTGGAAAAACCCCGCCCTCCAGTCCTGGGAAAATTGTTTGCATGAATACGCGATCCAGCCGATTCAGCAGTTTGACTATACAAAGGGCAAAAATGCAACGGATGCGGCGTTAATTATTGATGCGATGGATTTACTCTATACCCAAAGTCTAGATGCGTTTGCGATTGTGTCGAGTGATTGTGATTTTACGCCCTTGGTGATGCGCCTGCTGACAAACGGGTTGAAAGTATATGGGTTTGGAGAGAAAAAAACGCCATCACCTTTCGTTTCAGCCTGTTCGACGTTTTTGTACCTGGAAAATTTAACGCCACCCACCGAAGACCAAAATGATGTACAAACCAAGCCCAAGTCTGGCCAGCAACTGAAGCAGGATACGAAATTGATGAACCTGTTGCGGGGGGCGATCGCCAATACCCAGGATGAAGATGGTTGGTCAAAATTGGGACTAATTGGCGGCCACATCAAGAACCAGGCGTCCTTCGACTCACGCAATTATGGCTATAAGAAATTAAGCAGTTTGTTTGAGGCGATTGATCTGTTTGAACTGCGCAAGGAGCAAAATGTAATCTCGGTGCGGGAACGAAAAAAGAAATAG
- a CDS encoding P-II family nitrogen regulator — MTQQAIKLVIVTEKLLLKKIAKIIDGAGATGYTVVPAGGKGSRNVRSSGQPSVSDTSSNVKIEVLTASREIAIKISDEVAAQFFDDYSGITYICDAEVLYAHKF, encoded by the coding sequence ATGACTCAGCAAGCCATTAAGCTCGTCATCGTTACGGAAAAATTATTACTAAAAAAGATCGCTAAGATTATCGACGGTGCTGGAGCAACCGGTTATACGGTGGTGCCTGCCGGCGGTAAAGGGAGCCGCAACGTGCGCTCATCGGGACAACCCAGTGTCTCTGATACTTCCTCAAATGTAAAAATCGAGGTACTGACCGCTAGCCGAGAGATCGCTATCAAGATTTCGGATGAGGTTGCCGCGCAATTTTTTGATGACTATTCGGGTATTACTTACATCTGTGATGCGGAAGTACTGTACGCACACAAATTTTAG
- a CDS encoding M48 family metallopeptidase, translating into MPTYPGISSEAFRHPLDRQAEEALRNLPGFKLLASRFVEYIYERPQQVFLMGNNIKAGPRQYSTLYGIFRECVHDLDISPEPTLYVNQNPMVNSYALGHDHPYIVVNTGLLDLLDETELRTVMAHELGHIKCDHTILIQMAMWAMGAASFLGEITLGLGNVITTGLLYAFYEWRRKAELSADRAALLVMDDLNPILHTMMKLAGGSAKYGHEMSLTEFTQQSQDYDALDQDQLNQIYKFLIYNGGNGTFLSHPFPVERLSFIKTWEASEEYQRIKQGHYAQAGTGSVDVNAEDESDLESLRRQIEELKAEIKKAKGAE; encoded by the coding sequence ATGCCGACCTATCCCGGAATTTCTAGCGAAGCCTTTCGTCACCCCCTCGATCGCCAAGCAGAAGAAGCCCTCCGTAATCTGCCTGGTTTTAAGCTGTTGGCCAGTCGTTTTGTGGAATATATCTACGAACGACCCCAGCAGGTTTTTCTAATGGGCAACAATATTAAAGCAGGCCCCCGTCAGTATTCGACCCTGTACGGCATTTTTCGGGAATGTGTCCATGATTTGGATATTTCCCCAGAGCCGACGCTTTATGTCAACCAAAATCCAATGGTCAATAGTTACGCCCTCGGCCATGATCACCCGTACATTGTGGTGAATACGGGGCTGCTGGATTTACTTGATGAAACGGAGCTACGGACGGTGATGGCCCATGAGTTGGGTCACATCAAATGCGACCACACGATCTTGATCCAGATGGCGATGTGGGCCATGGGAGCAGCCTCTTTCCTTGGGGAAATTACCCTTGGCCTCGGTAATGTCATTACCACGGGGCTACTTTATGCTTTTTATGAATGGCGGCGGAAGGCTGAACTTTCAGCGGATCGAGCAGCACTTTTGGTGATGGATGATCTCAATCCAATTTTGCACACCATGATGAAGCTCGCGGGCGGCAGTGCGAAATATGGCCACGAAATGAGTTTGACCGAGTTTACCCAGCAGTCCCAGGATTATGACGCCCTTGATCAAGATCAACTCAATCAGATTTATAAGTTTTTGATTTATAACGGCGGTAATGGGACATTTTTGAGTCATCCTTTCCCGGTAGAGCGGTTGAGCTTTATCAAAACCTGGGAAGCCTCTGAGGAATATCAACGGATTAAACAGGGTCATTATGCCCAAGCTGGCACTGGTTCAGTAGACGTAAATGCTGAAGATGAAAGTGATCTAGAGAGTTTGCGGCGTCAAATTGAGGAACTCAAAGCAGAAATTAAAAAGGCAAAAGGGGCCGAATAA
- a CDS encoding FHA domain-containing protein — protein MQNWSFETETTISIGRSTDNDVVLYSAVVSRHHVELRLEGEEWSIVNLGTNGTYIEDQRVEQCVAKDGLVFRLATSGPKILVRIQGKQLSEGEAESKEQRLRKSSNPDPSRETFAQF, from the coding sequence ATGCAAAATTGGTCTTTTGAGACCGAAACTACGATCAGTATTGGCCGTTCTACGGATAATGACGTGGTTCTCTATAGTGCAGTGGTTTCTCGCCACCATGTTGAACTGCGACTAGAGGGAGAAGAATGGTCCATTGTTAATCTCGGCACCAACGGCACCTACATCGAGGATCAACGGGTTGAACAATGTGTGGCTAAGGATGGTCTTGTATTCCGCTTGGCAACCTCTGGGCCAAAAATTCTGGTGCGCATCCAAGGAAAGCAACTTAGTGAAGGGGAGGCAGAAAGCAAGGAGCAACGCTTGAGAAAATCGTCTAACCCAGATCCGTCCCGGGAAACTTTCGCGCAATTTTAA
- a CDS encoding TlyA family RNA methyltransferase gives MAKQRLDLLLVERQLCESRQQAQRVIRAGEVKVKQQIVDKPGTLVPADVDIEVQAKPPFVSRGGEKLAKAIAHFQIAVQDRICLDGGISTGGFTDCLLQAGAQQVYGIDVGYGQVAWKIRQDPRLILRERTNFRHLTSADLYPEDTKRPTLGVMDLSFISLTKVLPTLWSLLDGPKEVILLVKPQFEVGRTQVGKNGVVRDPQAQAQAIFSVLEAAQQLGWHPQGLTYSPITGPAGNVEYLLWLSIDVPQVSFDLDALKQFTKTAIATLSKPANPDDQTTENTKE, from the coding sequence TTGGCCAAACAGCGATTAGACCTCCTGCTGGTGGAGCGTCAACTATGTGAATCTCGACAACAGGCCCAGCGGGTGATCCGGGCCGGAGAAGTGAAGGTAAAACAGCAGATTGTGGATAAACCAGGCACCTTGGTTCCTGCCGACGTGGATATTGAAGTGCAAGCGAAACCCCCCTTTGTTTCCCGGGGGGGCGAAAAACTCGCGAAGGCGATCGCCCACTTTCAAATCGCCGTCCAAGATCGCATTTGTTTGGATGGGGGCATTTCCACCGGTGGCTTTACCGACTGTCTCTTGCAAGCTGGTGCCCAACAGGTCTATGGCATTGATGTCGGTTATGGCCAAGTCGCCTGGAAGATCCGCCAAGATCCACGGCTCATCCTCCGGGAGCGCACCAATTTTCGCCATCTGACCTCGGCTGATCTCTACCCAGAAGACACAAAAAGGCCAACCCTGGGGGTAATGGACTTATCTTTTATTTCCCTAACGAAGGTTTTGCCCACCCTCTGGAGTCTCCTCGACGGCCCGAAGGAAGTGATCCTGTTGGTTAAACCTCAGTTTGAAGTGGGGCGCACCCAGGTGGGAAAAAATGGCGTTGTCCGCGATCCCCAGGCCCAGGCCCAAGCGATCTTTTCGGTATTAGAAGCCGCTCAACAACTCGGTTGGCATCCCCAAGGGCTGACCTATTCGCCGATTACTGGCCCCGCAGGGAACGTGGAATATCTGCTGTGGTTAAGTATAGATGTCCCTCAAGTTAGCTTCGATTTAGATGCTCTAAAACAATTTACGAAAACGGCGATCGCCACCCTCAGTAAACCAGCCAATCCAGACGATCAGACAACTGAAAATACTAAAGAATAA
- a CDS encoding Hsp70 family protein, whose amino-acid sequence MAIAVDFGTSNTLVTRWNAAKGAPEILPLQGLSQRIAPNPPLIPSLLYIENAADQKVVIGQAIGDRGLDRGPDPRYFCNFKRGIGTAIQGFLPELDGEKITFEKMGEYFLNGIFTQLKAQGESLDSLVLTVPVDSFEAYRSWLSRLCEQLPELEKIQLLDEPTAAALGYGALAEDLKRILVVDFGGGTVDFSLVDLNLAQGQSKPTGFILKWGRKSFADSKTQKVKTAKVLAKAGKNLGGSDLDNWLFEYFQTQQNLPQDALSLRLVERLKIALSQKTKATEIYYNDQTFESYELSLSRSAFEEILETQGFIAQLDDLLAQVLQQARRNGVSKEDIEAVLLVGGTSQIPLVQSWLEGYFPTEKIKRDNPFGAIACGALQLAQGFELKDFLYHSYGIRYWNRRQNRHDWQPIINQGQPYPMTEPLEITLGASMDQQPSIELIIGELGEQSSGTEVYFDGDRLVTQQLGANQTNVKPLNDREGARTIAKLDPVGYPGTDRIKLQFLVDGDRTLRVTVEDLLRNVTLLENQKVAELS is encoded by the coding sequence ATGGCGATCGCAGTGGATTTTGGGACGAGCAATACCCTAGTGACCCGGTGGAATGCCGCCAAAGGAGCCCCAGAAATTCTCCCGCTCCAGGGTCTTTCCCAACGAATTGCGCCGAATCCACCGCTGATCCCTAGCCTTTTGTATATCGAAAATGCCGCTGACCAAAAAGTCGTTATCGGTCAGGCCATTGGCGATCGCGGTTTAGATCGCGGCCCCGATCCCCGCTATTTTTGTAACTTTAAACGGGGCATTGGCACCGCAATCCAAGGCTTTTTACCGGAACTAGATGGTGAAAAGATCACCTTCGAGAAAATGGGAGAATATTTCCTCAACGGCATCTTTACCCAACTCAAAGCCCAGGGAGAATCCCTCGATAGCTTGGTTTTGACCGTTCCCGTCGATAGCTTTGAAGCCTATCGGAGCTGGCTGAGTCGGCTTTGCGAACAGTTGCCAGAACTCGAGAAAATTCAGCTTTTAGATGAACCCACCGCCGCTGCCTTGGGCTATGGGGCCTTGGCTGAAGATTTAAAACGAATTCTCGTGGTGGATTTTGGTGGGGGCACCGTGGACTTTTCCCTCGTGGATCTGAACCTCGCCCAGGGCCAAAGCAAACCGACGGGCTTTATTTTGAAATGGGGCCGCAAATCCTTTGCCGACAGTAAAACCCAAAAGGTCAAAACCGCAAAAGTGCTGGCAAAAGCAGGTAAAAATCTCGGTGGTTCGGACTTAGATAATTGGCTCTTTGAATATTTCCAGACCCAACAAAACCTCCCCCAGGATGCCCTGAGTTTGCGGCTAGTTGAACGGTTGAAAATTGCCCTCTCCCAAAAAACTAAGGCAACGGAGATTTATTACAACGATCAAACCTTTGAAAGCTACGAGTTAAGCCTCAGTCGGTCGGCCTTTGAGGAGATTTTAGAAACTCAAGGATTCATTGCTCAACTCGATGATTTGCTGGCCCAAGTCTTGCAACAGGCCCGCCGTAACGGCGTCAGCAAAGAGGACATTGAAGCGGTACTGTTGGTGGGAGGCACGAGCCAAATTCCCCTAGTGCAGAGCTGGCTAGAGGGTTATTTCCCCACGGAAAAAATTAAACGGGATAATCCTTTTGGGGCGATCGCCTGTGGGGCGTTGCAGTTAGCCCAGGGGTTTGAACTCAAAGATTTTCTCTATCACAGCTACGGGATTCGCTATTGGAACCGCCGCCAGAACCGCCACGATTGGCAACCGATTATCAACCAAGGGCAGCCCTACCCGATGACAGAACCCTTGGAAATTACCCTGGGAGCGTCGATGGATCAACAGCCCAGTATCGAACTGATCATTGGCGAACTCGGCGAGCAAAGCAGCGGCACGGAGGTTTATTTCGATGGCGATCGCCTGGTGACCCAACAACTAGGAGCCAACCAAACCAACGTTAAACCCCTCAACGACCGAGAGGGAGCCCGCACCATTGCCAAACTCGACCCCGTGGGCTATCCCGGCACCGACCGTATCAAGTTGCAATTCTTGGTCGATGGCGATCGCACCTTGCGGGTCACCGTCGAGGATCTACTGCGCAATGTCACCCTCCTAGAAAATCAAAAAGTTGCTGAGCTGAGTTAG
- a CDS encoding N2,N2-dimethylguanosine tRNA methyltransferase: protein MVQVVEERSVQFQLDGGFYRAKSRIVRDLGVLAAAVYRQNQGQLRVLDGLSATGVRSLRYYQEAQADWVWANEGNPDLLETLTTNLRRIPAAQRCISVLSLRQLCLERSLMGDRYDLVDFDAFGSGSAFVQDALTVTALGGLMYLTSTDGRTYSGREPQRALRQYGAYGRSHPSVQEQGLRLLLGNLAQQAAQRNFGIEPIFSFFWGDTCRIMARLTRKPTLTELNYGFLGYCHHCGTYGLPTWRKLSQATCAHDDLPLTLSGPMWLGKLHHPEYLQQMSAIAQRWNWQDVVKILEMMSLENDLPPYFFPLKEIGARAKIDLPKLDLLLNSLQAQGFQASRTHINPQAIKTDAPMAKIKAIATQLSAP, encoded by the coding sequence GTGGTGCAGGTGGTTGAAGAGCGGTCGGTACAATTTCAGCTAGATGGGGGCTTCTACCGTGCCAAAAGCCGTATTGTGCGGGATTTGGGGGTCTTGGCGGCGGCAGTCTACCGGCAAAACCAAGGACAATTGCGGGTTCTGGATGGCCTATCGGCGACAGGAGTGCGATCGCTCCGGTACTACCAGGAAGCCCAAGCAGATTGGGTCTGGGCCAATGAGGGCAACCCAGACCTCCTGGAGACTTTAACCACGAATTTGCGACGGATTCCAGCGGCCCAACGGTGCATTAGTGTGCTTTCCCTGCGCCAACTTTGTTTGGAACGGTCTTTAATGGGCGATCGCTATGATCTTGTTGATTTTGATGCCTTTGGCTCTGGGTCAGCCTTTGTCCAGGATGCCCTCACCGTGACGGCCCTGGGGGGATTGATGTATCTGACCAGCACCGACGGGAGAACCTACAGCGGCAGAGAACCCCAGCGGGCCTTGCGACAATATGGAGCCTATGGGCGATCGCACCCCTCTGTCCAGGAACAGGGTCTACGGCTCTTGTTGGGGAATCTCGCGCAACAGGCGGCCCAGCGAAATTTTGGCATTGAACCAATTTTCTCGTTTTTTTGGGGGGATACTTGCCGGATTATGGCCCGTTTAACCCGTAAACCCACCCTGACAGAACTAAATTACGGCTTTCTCGGCTATTGTCACCATTGCGGCACCTATGGTTTACCCACTTGGCGCAAACTGTCCCAGGCGACCTGTGCCCATGACGATTTGCCTTTGACCCTCAGTGGCCCGATGTGGCTGGGCAAGTTACATCACCCGGAGTATTTACAGCAAATGTCGGCGATCGCCCAACGGTGGAATTGGCAGGATGTGGTTAAGATTTTAGAAATGATGAGTCTAGAAAATGATTTACCCCCCTATTTTTTCCCGTTAAAGGAGATTGGTGCCCGGGCCAAAATCGACCTACCGAAATTAGATTTGCTGCTGAACAGCCTTCAGGCGCAAGGTTTCCAAGCCAGTCGTACCCACATTAACCCTCAAGCGATTAAAACCGATGCGCCGATGGCCAAAATCAAGGCGATCGCCACCCAGTTAAGCGCACCGTAA
- a CDS encoding pitrilysin family protein, with product MRLLVSKLYRRGWTLFFVGLVTVQLLPSPAIALTPKDYSELEFPPLPEITLPDYERYELENGIVVYLMEDHTLPLVGGSMVIRTGSRLEPADKVGLGSITGTVMRSGGTLKHPADTLNNILEQRAASIETSIGEASGSASFSALKEDFALVFDLFAEVLQQPAFPQDKLDLAKRQTAGGIARRNDEPDAIASREFDKLIYGADSPYARTVEYATLDNIDRVDLFNFYRSYIRPDQMILGIVGDIDVEATKAKIAAKFGPWRNPSPRPDLAPPAVNQPAQSGAFLVDQSQLTQSSILIGHQGGRLDNPDYAELSVMNGVINGFGGRLFNEIRSRQGLAYSVYGVWSPRYDYDGKFIAGGSTRSEATIPFITAMKGEIKRLQTELITPAELAYAKDSILNSFVFNFEDPGQTLSRLMRYEYYGYPEDFIFQYQREVEATTIEDVQRVAQTYLKPDQLTVLVVGNAAAMDPSLTSLFTEVKPVDITIPE from the coding sequence ATGCGTCTCCTGGTCTCGAAATTATACCGACGCGGTTGGACTTTGTTTTTTGTCGGTTTAGTGACGGTGCAACTCCTGCCGAGTCCGGCGATCGCCCTCACCCCCAAAGATTACAGTGAGTTAGAATTTCCTCCCCTCCCAGAAATCACCCTCCCCGATTACGAACGCTACGAACTCGAAAACGGGATAGTAGTCTATCTCATGGAAGATCACACCCTGCCCTTGGTGGGAGGCTCCATGGTGATTCGCACTGGCTCCCGCCTGGAACCCGCCGATAAAGTGGGCCTAGGCAGTATTACGGGCACCGTGATGCGCAGTGGGGGCACCCTCAAGCATCCCGCTGACACCTTAAACAATATCCTTGAACAGCGGGCCGCCAGCATCGAAACCAGCATTGGGGAAGCATCTGGCAGTGCTTCTTTTAGTGCCCTCAAGGAAGATTTTGCACTTGTGTTTGATCTGTTCGCCGAAGTCCTCCAGCAACCGGCTTTTCCCCAGGACAAACTGGATTTAGCTAAACGACAAACCGCCGGGGGCATTGCCCGCCGCAACGATGAACCCGATGCGATCGCCTCCCGGGAATTTGACAAACTGATCTATGGCGCTGATAGTCCCTATGCCCGCACCGTAGAATATGCCACCCTCGACAACATTGACCGGGTCGATTTATTCAACTTCTACCGCAGTTATATCCGCCCTGACCAAATGATCCTCGGCATTGTCGGCGATATCGACGTAGAAGCCACCAAAGCAAAAATTGCTGCTAAATTTGGCCCTTGGCGTAATCCCAGTCCCCGCCCTGACCTGGCGCCGCCCGCCGTCAACCAACCCGCCCAGAGCGGTGCTTTCCTCGTTGACCAGAGTCAACTGACCCAGAGCAGCATCCTGATCGGTCACCAGGGGGGACGACTCGACAATCCCGACTATGCAGAACTCTCGGTAATGAACGGTGTGATTAACGGTTTTGGGGGCCGACTCTTTAACGAAATTCGCTCTCGCCAGGGTCTCGCCTATTCTGTATATGGCGTGTGGAGTCCCCGCTACGACTACGATGGCAAGTTTATCGCCGGAGGCTCGACCCGCTCCGAGGCGACGATACCTTTTATCACGGCCATGAAAGGGGAAATTAAGCGACTGCAAACGGAACTGATCACCCCCGCAGAACTCGCCTATGCCAAGGATTCGATTCTGAATTCCTTTGTCTTTAATTTTGAAGATCCCGGTCAAACCCTATCCCGCCTCATGCGCTATGAATATTATGGCTACCCGGAAGATTTTATTTTCCAGTACCAACGGGAAGTGGAAGCAACGACCATTGAAGACGTGCAGCGGGTGGCCCAAACCTACCTTAAGCCGGATCAATTAACAGTGCTGGTGGTGGGGAATGCGGCGGCCATGGATCCGTCGCTGACGAGTTTGTTTACGGAGGTCAAGCCCGTCGATATTACGATCCCAGAGTAG